From the Patagioenas fasciata isolate bPatFas1 chromosome Z, bPatFas1.hap1, whole genome shotgun sequence genome, one window contains:
- the CER1 gene encoding cerberus, translated as MSLLLLQLLVLSCLGATEPQRDSAQRKSRGPFQHFFYLDKNLLESQSFRELIGENPVGVEETLGEPSFFVAIPQTASEREKPEEKKTSRFIFPNAELHADQDLRTWAAPREMSPMENLSPSHYSSKKEAATPYRKDAKKFWDHFMLKKNSASEEVVLPIKTNEMHQENCRTLPFSQGITHETCEKVMVQNNLCFGKCSSFHVPGPEDRLYTFCSHCLPSKFSMKRLDLNCTSSVPVVKEVMIVKECKCEIQKIKDTATGSLLSDLHANLHEHN; from the exons ATGtcactgctgctccttcagctgtTAGTTCTCTCATGTCTTGGAGCCACAGAGCCGCAGCGAGATTCAGCACAAAGGAAAAGCAGAGGGCCATTTCAGCACTTTTTTTATCTGGACAAAAATCTGCTTGAAAGTCAGAGTTTTCGTGAGCTCATAGGGGAAAACCCAGTAGGTGTTGAGGAAACCCTGGGGGAACCAAGTTTTTTTGTAGCAATTCCACAAACAGCATCTGAAAGAGAGaaaccagaggagaaaaaaacatcCAGATTCATCTTTCCCAATGCAGAACTCCACGCAGACCAAGACCTGAGAACCTGGGCAGCACCTAGAGAGATGTCTCCCATGGAAAACCTCTCTCCATCCCACTATTCCAGCAAGAAGGAGGCTGCAACTCCCTATAGAAAAGATGCCAAGAAATTCTGGGACCACTTCATGTTAAAGAAAAATTCAGCATCTGAAGAGGTTGTCCTGCCAATCAAGACAAATGAAATGCACCAAGAAAACTGCAGAACTCTGCCTTTTTCACAG GGCATTACTCATGAGACCTGTGAGAAGGTGATGGTACAGAATAATCTGTGTTTTGGAAAATGTAGTTCCTTTCATGTTCCTGGTCCAGAAGATCGTCTTTATACCTTTTGTTCTCATTGCTTGCCAAGCAAGTTCTCCATGAAGCGCCTGGATCTCAACTGCACCAGTTCTGTCCCAGTGGTCAAGGAAGTCATGATTGTAAAAGAGTGTAAATGTGAGATTCAGAAAATTAAAGACACTGCAACTGGATCGCTACTGTCAGACTTGCATGCAAATTTACATGAGCACAATTAA